The Flammeovirga yaeyamensis genome segment TTAGATGTTTCAGTTCCCCGGGTTGGCTATATAAGCATGTCTTCAACATGCTGAGTTGTCTCATTCGGATACCTCCGGATCAAAGGTCATGTGCACCTCCCCGAAGCATTTCGCCGCTTGTCGCGTCCTTCGTAGCCTCCAAAAGCCTAGGCATTCCCTGTATACCCTTATTTTGCTTTTCTTGATTCGATTATGTTGACAAGTCAACACAATCTAAAGTTTTTACCATTCTGTCAAAGATCTTTTTACCTCTCATTCGAGATAATGTGGAGAATATCGGAGTCGAACCGATGACCTCTTGCGTGCAAAGCAAGCGCTCTAGCCAGCTGAGCTAATCCCCCATTTGGATTAAGTCTCCAATAAATTCAATGCATTAAAAGCAATTACAAAACCTGCCGAAAGCAGATCCACTTACGTAAAGCACAAGGCTCCAAAAGGAGGTGTTCCAGCCGCACCTTCCGGTACGGCTACCTTGTTACGACTTAGCCCCAGTTATTTGTTTTGCCCTAAACAGCTCCTTAACGGCCACCGTCTTCAGGCCCACCAAACTTCCATGGCTTGACGGGCGGTGTGTACAAGGTCCGGGTACGTATTCACCGCGCCATAGCTGATGCGCGATTACTAGCGATTCCAACTTCATGGAGTCGAGTTGCAGACTCCAATCCGAACTGGGATGAGGTTTTTGAGATTCGCTAACTATCACTAGCTTGCTGCTCATTGTCCCCACCATTGTAGCACGTGTGTTGCCCTGGACGTAAGGGCCATGATGACTTGACGTCGTCCCCGCCTTCCTCTCTGCTTGCGCAGGCAGTTCCTCTAGAGTCCCCAGCATAACCTGATGGCAACTAGAAGTAGGGGTTGCGCTCGTTGCGGGACTTAACCCAACACCTCGCGGCACGAGCTGACGACAGCCATGCAGCACCTTTCATTCTGTCCGAAGAAAGCTTTATCTCTAAAGCGGTCAAAACGAATTCGAGTCCAGGTAAGGTTCCTCGCGTATCATCGAATTAAACCACATGCTCCACCGCTTGTGCGGACCCCCGTCAATTCCTTTGAGTTTCACCGTTGCCGGCGTACTCCCCAGGTGGAGAACTTCTCGGTTTCCCTTGGGCTCGCATACCAATGTACACAAGCCGAGTTCTCATCGTTTACGGCGTGGACTACCAGGGTATCTAATCCTGTTCGCTCCCCACGCTTTCGTGCCTCAGTGTCAAATAACGCCCAGTAAGCTGCCTTCGCCTTCGGTCTTCCTCCTCATATCTGTGCATTTCACCGCTACATGAGGAATTCCGCCTACCCATACGTATTTCAAGTCCTGTAGTATCAAAGGCAAACACGGAGTTAAGCCCCGGTCTTTAACCTCTGACTGGCAGGACCACCTGCGCACCCTTTAAACCCAATAATTCCGGACAACGCTTGCACCCTCCGTATTACCGCGGCTGCTGGCACGGAGTTAGCCGGTGCTTATTCTTATGGTACCGTCAAACACCCCCGCAGGGGTGGGTTTCTTCCCATACAAAAGAACTTTACGACCCGAAGGCCTTCATCGTTCACGCGGCATGGCTGGTTCAGAGTTGCCTCCATTGACCAATATTCCCTACTGCTGCCTCCCGTAGGAGTCTGGCCCGTATCTCAGTGCCAGTGTGGGGGACCTTCCTCTCAGAACCCCTACCCATCGTCGCCTTGGTGAGCCGTTACCTGCACCAACTAGCTAATGGGACGCATATCTATCTCATACCGATAAATCTTTAATTATTAAGCAATGCTACTTTATAATACTATGGAGCATTAATCCGAATTTCTCCGGGCTATTCTCCAGTATGAGGCAAGTTATATACGCGTTACGCACCCGTGCGCCGGTCGTCATCAATCTGCAAGCAGATCATGTTACCCCTCGACTTGCATGTATTAGGCCTGCCGCTAGCGTTCATCCTGAGCCAGGATCAAACTCTCCGTTGTAAAAATCTTTAGATCTACAATCAGATCAATGTTGTTAAATACCTGTCTCTACGAATAAAAGAAATTTTCTTTTGGGATCCGCTTTCGCTGATCTTGTAATTACTTTTCAATACATCAAAAGAACGTTTGAGATTGCTCTCAGTGAACTGTTTTTCAAGTTTTTAATGGATAAACACTTGGGTTTATCCGTACATTAAACCGTTGTTTAATGCTGCTTCGTTTTTCAGAAGCGAGTGCAAAGGTAAGAACTTTTTATTTTAACTTCCAAATGTTTTTAAGAAAAAATTTGAAGTTTTTTTTGAAGCTTTCAAGATCAAGCACTTAAGGTTAAAACCGTTGTTTTTCGATTCTTAAAGGATAAACACTTGGGTTTATCCGTACATTAAATCATTTTTAATGCTGCTTCGTTTTTCACTCTCCCATATTCACTTTTCAAAAGGCCTTTCGTTAAAGGCGAGTGCAAAGGTAAGAAGAGATTTTTAATTCGCAACACTCATTACAATTCGTTAAGTTTTTCATTAACTCAGTAAGAATATCGCTGTTCTTCTTTACAATCTGTCAATCCCAAAACACCTATGCAAATGCTTTGTTTTTGTTGGCCTTCCGTTTGAAGGGAGTGCAAAGGTAAGAAGAGATTTTTATAAAACAATACTTCCACACAAAACACCTTTTAAACAAAAGTCAACTTACTGTATCACAAACAAGTACGTCATGAAAATATTCTAATTATTTTAATTTGGGTAAGGAAACTGTGAAATTTGTCCCCGAATTAGGATCTGATTTCAAATGAATTTCTCCATTTAATACATTGATAGCTTCTTTTACAATAAACAAACCTAACCCCGTACCATCACTTTGCTCACTTGCTCTGTAGAACATATCAAATACTTTGGTTTGTTCATGTTTTGATATTCCTTCTCCATTATCAACAAAAGAAAGTATTAAACTCTCATTATCATCTAAGGATGCTGTTATATCCAAGTAATGCTTATCCTTTTCTCTGTCGTAGTATTTTATTGCATTTGTATATAGATTGGTGAGGATACTTCTGAACCGGTATTTATCAGTCACCACTTTTAATTGTTCATCCATATTGATGTTAACAACATAATTTGATGGAGCACTAAACTTATGAGTATGTATGATGGTTTCTAATTGTTCTTTTAAAGTAATTTCTTCTGGAACAATATTTTTCCTATTGTTTCTTAGATATTCTCCAAAATCACTGATAAGATCCAACATTCTATCCACGTTTTTATCCATCATTGGAAGATAAACGTCTTTCACAACATCAGATGACTCTCTATAACCAAGATTTACTAAACCTCTTAAAGAAGTAATTGGACCTTTTAGGTCATGGGTGGTACTGTATAAAAATCTATCTAATTCCTTATTGGTTTCTATCAGTTCTTTATTCTTATGTAAAAGGCCCATTTCATACTCCTTTCTTTTAGATATATCATGAGCATTAAATATGGTATATAACTTCCCTTTTATCTTTGTCAGGTTAGCACATAATTCGACGTCAACTAATGAATTATCTCGTTTCACCATTTTGACCTCAATTTTTTGAGGTGTCGAAATATCCCCTTGACGACATTGTTGACGATATTTTAATACCCTGTCTTGGTCTTCTTCATAAAACAGATTAATAAAGACCATGCCTCTCAAATCGAAATAATGATTATAACCCAAAAGTTTCTGAAGCCCCCTATTATAATTTGCTATTCTGCCAGAGTATTCAGCAATGAAACTATCTCTAGCTGCATTCAACATTGACTTCAACCAGATTTTCTTGCTCTTATTTAATTCTTCTTCATTTTTTCTTGCTGTAATATCTGTTACTGCACCAACAAATCGTTTTACTTCTCCTTTACGATTATAGATTGCCCTGCCTTTGATATTAATAAACTCAATACCTGATGCTGCATTTAAATTATTATTGCATTTAATATCAAGATCTATAGGTTCATGAAATAAGGATAGCTTCTTTATTGCGTTGATCATTGGAAACAGATAAGGTGTATCAACGAAATTTAGAATAGCCTTTAATGATAGATTTCGATGTTTATCATCTTTTAGTCTAAGCATACTAATAAGATGATCTGACCAGTAAAAACGATTATTTTTTACATCAAAAACCCAATTCCCAACTTTGGTGACTCTTTGAATTTCCTTTATATAGGATTCGTTCCTTTTCAAAAGGTTTAAAGAATGCTTTTGCTCGGTTATATCTTGCAATGCTCCATACAAACCAACAATTCTTTGATGTCGTACAATAGGTTTTCCGTTTAACCTTACCCATTGTTCTCCTTTAAATTTTGAATTTATTTTTAATTCAAAATTGAAGTTAGTTTTATTTCTAAAAGCAGATAATAAAATTTCTTTAGCTTGTTCTTTTGATGTTTCATCAGAGTTATTTAAAAGGAATGTAGGATTTTTTTCTACAAACTCTTTTGACACTCCTATAACTTGTGCCACTTCTTCTGTGACTAGCATTTTCTTAGAAAAGCGATCATATACCCATCCACAAGCTTTAATTAGCCTTTGCATCTCGTGAAGTATATGAGAGTTTCTTTCTTTAAGGGTTATATTTTTAAGCGTTACGAATAAGGCTGATTTATGATCAGACAAAATCACTTTCTTATTCTCCAACTCAAACAATAAGGAATCGTTGTCTTTCTTTTTAAGATCAAGAAACATATTGTTTTTATTGACCAACCACTCTTTATTACGGAGTAATTGGGAAAATTCACCTTGAACCTCTTTTTTAATGGTTGAATGAACAAAATCAACAAAATCTCTATTGATAAATTCTTCTTCCTTGTACCCCAATAAATCCTGAAGATGTTTATTGATCTTTATGATCTTTCCTGTATCACTCACTAATACATATCCAGTATTACTACTATTAAGCATTACACTGAACATATCTTCAATGGAATTCCTAGCGGTAACATCTCTTGACTTTACTAGACAAGCGATGACATTATTTTGATAATCGTGTAGTGGTGAGTAATCTGTTCGAATAAATACCAAATCATTTGATTCTGACAAATAGGTTACTTCTGTTTGGTATTTTTCTCCATTTAAGGCTTTATTGATCCCAGTATTTACCCTTTTTGATTTATTGAGTAATTCTTCAAATCGATTATTTGATGAAATTGGCTTTCTAATTAACCGTTCCAATAAATTTTCTAAAGGGATATTCTTTTTTATCATCTTCTTATCGGAACTAATAATAGCAATTGCATCATTTGTTGTTTTTAATAAGTGATCAAAAAGAGTATGAAAGTTGAAAGTTTTTGATTCAGTTAATAACGGATTAATTCTAAATATCTTAAAAGTGTTTTCCTCATTTTCTATTCTTACAAGCGATTTGTTACCATCGTTATCATATAATTCCTTGATAATACAAGTGTTTCGGATAACTTCTTTAAATGCTCCTCTAAAAATCCCTTGCCATTCTTTTGGACAAACATCAAAAAAAGAATTTAATTTGTAGTCGTGTTCACTCACAGAAAAAACAAACTGCTGCTCATCATAACCCGAAAGCAATAGGAAATCTACTTTCTGAATTATCAAAAAGGGATAATTTTGTATTTGCTCATTGTATATTTGAGGAGAAAAATTCATTTCGCAGTTAATTTCTGGGCCGTCGAACAGTAGTTAAATACAACTTAATGATCACAATTTAAAGATTAAATTGGATAAAAAGAAAAATATTGACCGTATTATGATTTCAAAAATAGTCACAGGTGTTTGGAATTGGGGAGCTCATACCCCTCAGCAAATCAACGAATTAATTCAAAGAAGTATTGATGCAGGGATCACTACTTTCGATCATGCTGATATTTATGGCGGTTATACCATCGAAAAGTTATTTGGAGATGCTTTATCGCTTACTCCTTCTTTAAAAGATAAATTACAGATTGTTACAAAATGTGGAATTAAGTTGGTTCACCCGAATCGTCCTAACCATGCTATCAAATCTTATGATACAAGTAAACAACATATTGTTACTTCTGTAGAAACTTCTTTAAAGAACCTTCAGGTAGATACTCTAGATTATTTACTTATTCACCGCCCAGATCCTTTGATGAATATCGATGAGGTGAGCGAGACTATAGAGGGTTTGAAAAAAGAAGGTAAGATCAAGGAGTTTGGTGTGAGTAACTTCTTACCTCATCAGGTAGAGATGTTGAAATCAAGAGTTGATATTAAAATCAACCAAATTGAGATTTCTCCACTAAAGACAGATGCATTATATGATGGATCATTAGATCAATGCCAACAATGTGGTATCACACCAATGGCTTGGTCTCCGCTTGGAAATGGCAAAATCTTCACTGGTCAAGATGAAAAAACGCTTCACCTAAAGAATACTTTAGCACAGGTTGGAGAGAAATATAACTTGGCATTAGATCAAACAATCTTTGCATGGCACTTAACGCACCCTGCCGGAATTACTCCTGTTTTAGGAACAACAAAAGCAGAAAGAATTGAGACTGCCGCAAAAGTAATGTCAATAAAACTAGAAAATGAAGATTGGTTTAGAATATTAGAGGCGGCTGAAGGAAACGAAGTGCCTTAAAAATATGGCAGATAAAAATAAAAAAATATTAGACCCAGGGGTTGGTGCTTCTTACAGACAAAGAACGAAAAGAATCATCAACCCTGATGGTACATTTAATGTTCGTAGAATTGGGACGCTTAATGTAATACAAGATGCCTACCACTGGTTAATTACCATTCCTTGGCTACCTTTTATTGCTGTTGTAACGTCTGTAATTCTTTCAACAAACTTTTTGTATGCCTATATCTATTGGTTTATTGGCATTGAATACATCGGTGGTGCACCTACGGGATTCTTTTGGGATGACTATGTGAGTGCCCTCTTTTTTAGTGTGCAAACTTTTACTACCGTTGGCTATGGAGCAATGTCGCCCGATGGACAATTTGTAGGTTTAATTGCTTCTTTGGAAGCATTCAACGGACTTTTGCTTTCGGCATTTTCTACCGGTATTCTGTATGGTCGATTCTCACGTCCAATGTCCAAAATCAAATTTTCTGAGGTAGCACTGCTTACACCTTATAAAGGAACGGATGATTATTCTATCCAATTTAGGATTATCAATAAACGATCGAATACCGTACTTCATATGAAAGCGTCTGTATTTTTATCACTAAATGATAAAAACGATAGAGATGGAACGTATTCACATCGTAGGGATTTTTATGATCTGTCTTTAGAAAGATCGAGTATCATGTTTATGCCTCTTTCATGGACGATCGTACATATCATTGATAAAAATAGTCCTTTATATGGCATCACTCTTAAAGAGTTGGTCGAAAGGCAGGCCGAAATGTTGATTACCTTAAACGGTTATGATGAAACATTTGGGCAAGACACCTATTCTTATCACTCCTATGTTGCCGATGAGTTTGAAGAAAACAAACGATTTATTAGAAACTTTAATGTTGCTGATAATGGTGATATTCTACTTCATGTAAATGATGTGGACCTAAGAGAAGACATTCCGCCAAAAGAAGATAAAGAGTCATAAAGTAAATCCCCCTTTCAAATTGATATTTATGAAAGGGGGATTTTTTTATGCTAAACCGTCTTTTACTTTTTGCGCTTTACTCTGACCAACCACATGTGCTACTTCTTCTATGGGAGCAGATTTAATATTTGATATCGTTTTAAACTGCTTGAGTAATTTTTGAATAGTATTCGGTCCAATACCTGGAATCTCTTCTAGTTTAGATTGAATACTTCCTTTACTTCTTAGATTCCTATGGAATGTGATGCCAAATCGATGGGCTTCATCTCTAAGTCTTTGAACCAACTGTAAAGACCTCGACTTTTTACTCAAATGTAATGGAATGGGATCTTCAGGAAAGAAAATTTCTTCTAGCTTTTTAGCAATACCTATAACAGGTAGCTTACCATAGAGTCCTAAACGTTCCAACGCTGTAACTGCAGAACTCAGCTGACCTTTACCTCCATCGATAATCACCAATTGAGGGAGTTTCTGTTTTTCATCAAGTAGTCTTCTATATCTACGATAAACTGCTTCTTCCATTGATGCAAAATCGTCTGGACCTTCTACTGTTTTCACATGAAAATGTCGATAGTCTTTTTTCGATGGCCTTCCATCCTTAAATACCACACAAGCAGATACAGGATTTGTTCCTTGAATATTGGAGTTATCAAAACACTCGATATGAACAGGTATTTCACTTAACTGAAGTTCATTTTTCAGTTGAACGAGTACTTGATAATTACTTTTCTTATCACTTATCTCCCCTCTTGACGTTTCCCTCTCTCTCTTATAATACATTGCATTCTTAAAAGAAAGTTGAATCAGCTTTTTACCATCACCTATTTTCGGAACTGTAAATTCTAACCTTTCATCTTCGTCCAATTGATCACTTAAATCGATGTTTGTATATATTTTTTGAGAAGAGGTGTTATATCTATTTCTAAACTCCATGATGGCATAAATCAATAACTCTTCATCTGATTCGTCCATCTTTTTAGTCAGCTGTGTGGATTCTGTCACCATAATTCCACCGTTGGTGATTTTGATGAAGTTGACATAAGCGAACTTCTCATCTGAAACGATGGCGTACACTTCACAATCTCTAAAAGTAGGTGATACCACTAGCGATTTTGATTGGTAGTTGGTCAGTAAGTCTAATTTTTGTTTCCATTTTTGTGCCTCCTCGAAAGCCAACTGTTCCACCGACTCTTGCATCTTTTGGGTGAAATAATCCTTTGGTATACTCAAATTACCTTTCAAAATTTGTAATACCTGATCGATATCCTGTTGGTAATCTTCCTCTTTTTGTTTCCCCTCGCAAGGTCCTAAACAGTTATTGATATGAAATTCCAAACATACACTATACTTTCCTGCTGCAACATTTTCTTGGGATAAATTGAAAGTACAGTTTCTTATTTTATATAACTGTTTGAATAGATCTAGTAAAGCAGACATTTGTCGACCATTCGGGTATGGTCCAAAATATTTATGTCGTTTGTCCTGAATGTTCCTTGTAGAAAACACTCGTGGAAAACGCTCCCGAGTAACACATATATAAGGATACGTTTTATCGTCCTTAAGAAGAATATTGTATTTAGGCTGATTCTTCTTGATTAGGTTATTCTCCAAGAGTAATGCATCGTACTCTGTATCGACCACTACGAATTCTAGCTTTCTAATTTCGCTAACTAACCGTTGGGTCTTTCGATTTAAACCAGCTTGTTTTAAAAAATAAGAGGATACTCTATTTCTAAGCTTTTTGGCTTTTCCGATATAGATGATTTTCCCTTCATCGTTAAAATATTTATAGACTCCAGGTTGCATTGGTAAATTCTTTACCGCATTCATTAATTCCTCTTTGTACGACTGCATTATATATATTTTATCATTCGATACCTGATGTAAAAATTGTACATCAAATACTTTTTGAGACGGTTATTGATGAGTGTCTATGTAAATTTATTGGTTATTTATAAGAATCAAAAAACGTTTTTAGTTACTATTTATTGTATTTCTTTGATAGAAAATGAATCAAAAGTTGAATTTTTTGAGGTTTATTCGTTAAATATCAACCAAATACATTGATATCATTTTTGTTTTACATAAAAAAAACAGAAATTTATAATACTGAATCTATCTTCTGATAACATTGAACAAGTAAACGCGACAGTTTGTTCCATGCTATTTAACCGTGATTACCATACAATTACCTAATACGCCTTCACTAGATGATTATAAATTTTTTAAAAAGATTATTCTATTTCTTCTTAGGATTACACCTCCTTTTCTGCCTTTATATCGGCTTGGGCACTTTATATGTAAAGTGGGCTAATCCTACGTTATCTCCTTATATGTTAGCGAGAGCAAATTTTGATGCCTCAAAAATAATTACTCCTCAATTCAGACCGATCGGTAGTATTCCAACAGATTTAAAAACGGCTGTAATGGGTGTTGAGGATCCTGACTTCTACTTACACAATGGAGTTGCTCTAGAGAAAAAGCCTTTGATGAATGCTACTATTTCTCAGAAAGTAGTGAGAAATATGTTTTTAATGCCACACGATAACAATTTAGGTATGTACTTAGAAAGTATTGGTGCGGTAGAAATGGAATTGTTCTTAGGTAAGGAACGTATATTCGAACTATTTATGAATTACGTAGAGTGGGGCGATAATATTTATGGTATTGGTGAAGCTGCTGATTTCTATTACAAGAAAGACCTGCCTTACTTATCAAGAACTCAAAAATTAAAACTAGCCTCAGTTTTAGCAGACCCTATTAAAGTAGAACCATCTACTTATAATAAGGATGAAGTTATTGAAGCTAGATTTAAATTATTGAATTCTTTTATGGAATAAGCTTATTCCTCTTCAGGTTTTCTTATTGGAATCACTATAGATATTCTTTGCCAAATAGCCACCAAGTTACACCCTTCATCATCTTCTTGAAGAAAAATGGAGAACTTCTGAAATATTCTAAAGGAGTTCAACGCAGGTGTCTTTATTCTAAAAACATCCTCTTTTTTATTGTACTTAAAAGTACCCCATGCTCCCTGAGCTTTATTTACAATAAGGGTCCATTCCGCTGTATCTGGAATAGCATATAAAGAATATGTTCCTGCTTTTAGGTGTTGCCCTCCAAAATTCACGTCTTTAGATACTGTGATTTCAGTAGCATCATCGTCGCCAAAACGCCATAATTTTCTCCATGGAACAGACACCCCGAATTTAGTATCAAAATCTGATCTCATTTTTGGACGACCATAAGTCACTTTTACATAAGTACCGTCCTTCATTTTATAGGTAGCCAAACCTGTTTCACTTTTCCTAGGTTTGTGCTTTAATTCTTGTCCGAAGAGTTGGAAACTGCAAAGGACAAATAATGTTATGTATAATGTTTTCATGTGTTTTGATATCTTCAAAAGTCGATTGTCTGATATGATTTAGTTTAATAGTAACTCTTCAACTTCAGCTTTAAGCTTGGGTAAATGTTTAGTAATAATGCCCCATATTACAACATTATCCACTTTATCATACCCGTGGATAACCCAATTTCGAGTATCAACAATCTGTCTTGAATTTTCAATATTGATATTTGAATCAATTTTTAATATTCTATTAGTTGCTTCCCCTATTATCTCAATTTCTCTCTCAACAGCCCTTCTAAGAAGCTTATTTTTCTGGTATTCGAAAAAATTTCGTTCATCTCCTAAGTATTCAAAAATAGAATCTATAGAGACTTTTATATCAAATAAGTATTTTTTTATTTCACGCTTCATAAATCAACTGTTTAGATTCATCAACGCTTTCAATAAAATACGGATTAGAAAGAGACGATTCTGTCACTAGATCAATTTTTCTCTTAAATAATTCTTGAAGTTTATAATGAAGCGAAAAATAATTTTCAGTGTATTCCTCGATTGATAATTTATCAGTAAAAGATATTAAAAAATCTATATCGCTCTTTTCAGTAAATTTTCCTTTAACCGCAGAACCAAATACATACATTTTCTTTACCCCAAGCTTAGAACAAAGAGCCTTTAAATCTGCTAACTTATTTTGAAGTATTTTTTGCATGATTACTCATTTAAGTTTGGAAAATAATCTATTCTAATGATACTAAATTCTTGGTTGAATTAGAAATTTCAATCAAATTTATAAAAAAACAGAAGAAAGAAAGCATTCCAGCTCTCCAACTTCTGTTTAAGAAAAGATTCAATATATCTTATAAAACCCCTTTAGTTGATGGGATTTCGTTATTCCCTTCTTCTACTTTTATCGCCATTCTCATGGCTTTAGCGAATGCTTTAAAAGTTCCTTCAATAATATGGTGGTCGTTATCGCCTTCTGTTTTGATGTTTAGGTTACAACCGGCAGCATCAGAAAACGATTTAAAGAAGTGAGAGAACATTTCTACTGGGAAATCGCCTACACTTTCTCTTTTCAATGGAGCATCGCAAACAAACCAAGGGCGGCCAGAAAAATCTAGTGCTACTTGTGCCAATACTTCATCCATAGGAGCGATGAAGAAACCATATCTTTCGATACCTCTCTTATCCCCTAATGCTTTTTTGATAGCTTCGCCGATAGCCAAACCTGTATCTTCAATCGTATGGTGTTCGTCGATGTATAAATCGCCTTCCACTTTTACAGTAAGGTCAATTTTACCATGACGTGCTACTTGATGTAACATATGGTCGAAGAATCCGATACCTGTTGATAAATCAGATTGTCCTGTTCCGTCTAGATTAACACCAATAAGAATTTTTGTTTCGTTGGTAATTCTTTCTACTCTAGCCATTCTACCTGCAGGAGAGTAGTTTTTCAAGAATTCATAGATTTCAATCCAAGAAGTTGTTTCTAAAACTGCTTCTTTCGACTGACCTTTCTCTCCTATGAAAATACCCTTAGATCCTAAGTTTTTAGCCAATTCAACATCAGTTAATCGATCACCGATCACAAATGAATTTTCTAAATCGTAGTCTCCTTTCATGTATTTATCTTCTAGTAAGCCCGTTCTTGGCTTTCTAGTTGGAGCATTTTCTTTTTCGAAAGTTTTATCAATTAAAATATCATCAAAAACAATCCCTTCTCCCTTAAGTGTGTCCAGCATTTTATTTTGTGCAGGCCAGAAAGTATCCTCAGGATAGCTATCGGTACCCAATCCGTCTTGGTTGGTGACCATTACTAATTCGTAATCTAATTCCTGAGCAATTTTTTGTAACTGAGAGATGGCTAAAGGAACAAATTCTAACTTTTCTAAAGAGTCCACCTGATAATCCACTGGCGGTTCTACGATTATTGTTCCATCGCGGTCGATAAATAATGCTTTTTTCATAAAGCTTGTCTGTAGTTTTTGATTACACTTTAATAGAAGCACTTATCAAATATGCCTCTTGAACACGCAATATAACACTATTGAGTAAGAAGTGTTTATTGTAATGTTCCATTTCTCCACTTCTTCACAGTATCAAACCAAATTCTCTTGTAATCATAAGATCTTTTTAGTTCGTAATGTGATCCCGTAAACTGATTATCCTCTTCGAAGAAATCAAATTCTACCTGACCGTGGTTTAAGTTGCTATTGTACGACCATCGTATTCCACCATCTATGTTACTAATTGTATCGGGTGATCCAAAAATGATATATATAATTCCTCTATCTGTCTTCCATCCTTCCTTGTAATCCGTAAACTTAATATTCGCTTCCGTTACTCTCTCAAAGTATAATTTGATTAACCTTTTGGCATTATCCGGCGACCCTGCCACGTTCAACCAAAAGTTTTCGAAGGCCAATCGAGGTCTTTCTCCCTGAACAAAAGACATCATTTCATTCTGAGTAGAGATATACACCATCGTTGGGTAAATGTTTTTCATTTTTCGGTATTT includes the following:
- a CDS encoding nucleotidyltransferase family protein, with amino-acid sequence MQKILQNKLADLKALCSKLGVKKMYVFGSAVKGKFTEKSDIDFLISFTDKLSIEEYTENYFSLHYKLQELFKRKIDLVTESSLSNPYFIESVDESKQLIYEA
- the hisB gene encoding bifunctional histidinol-phosphatase/imidazoleglycerol-phosphate dehydratase HisB, with product MKKALFIDRDGTIIVEPPVDYQVDSLEKLEFVPLAISQLQKIAQELDYELVMVTNQDGLGTDSYPEDTFWPAQNKMLDTLKGEGIVFDDILIDKTFEKENAPTRKPRTGLLEDKYMKGDYDLENSFVIGDRLTDVELAKNLGSKGIFIGEKGQSKEAVLETTSWIEIYEFLKNYSPAGRMARVERITNETKILIGVNLDGTGQSDLSTGIGFFDHMLHQVARHGKIDLTVKVEGDLYIDEHHTIEDTGLAIGEAIKKALGDKRGIERYGFFIAPMDEVLAQVALDFSGRPWFVCDAPLKRESVGDFPVEMFSHFFKSFSDAAGCNLNIKTEGDNDHHIIEGTFKAFAKAMRMAIKVEEGNNEIPSTKGVL
- a CDS encoding DUF2911 domain-containing protein; the protein is MKTLYITLFVLCSFQLFGQELKHKPRKSETGLATYKMKDGTYVKVTYGRPKMRSDFDTKFGVSVPWRKLWRFGDDDATEITVSKDVNFGGQHLKAGTYSLYAIPDTAEWTLIVNKAQGAWGTFKYNKKEDVFRIKTPALNSFRIFQKFSIFLQEDDEGCNLVAIWQRISIVIPIRKPEEE
- a CDS encoding GWxTD domain-containing protein, whose product is MRQTTSIFYLIFNIILITQTVNAQNSFSIGLSNNTNYAKPGETFSVKGNPGTPYFVYHFSTDFMPAPPPMVENANMGNPMIVDTTFQVTANETISVNKKGLYFIQSDTTAKAGEGFIGVTEDFPKYRKMKNIYPTMVYISTQNEMMSFVQGERPRLAFENFWLNVAGSPDNAKRLIKLYFERVTEANIKFTDYKEGWKTDRGIIYIIFGSPDTISNIDGGIRWSYNSNLNHGQVEFDFFEEDNQFTGSHYELKRSYDYKRIWFDTVKKWRNGTLQ
- a CDS encoding HepT-like ribonuclease domain-containing protein — translated: MKREIKKYLFDIKVSIDSIFEYLGDERNFFEYQKNKLLRRAVEREIEIIGEATNRILKIDSNINIENSRQIVDTRNWVIHGYDKVDNVVIWGIITKHLPKLKAEVEELLLN